One part of the Quercus lobata isolate SW786 chromosome 7, ValleyOak3.0 Primary Assembly, whole genome shotgun sequence genome encodes these proteins:
- the LOC115951659 gene encoding secreted RxLR effector protein 161-like: MEKPKESHWFAAKKVLRYIKGTLDFGLLYSYNNDAALYGYSDSDWGGDQDERKSTTGYVFYLGSTAFTWMSKKQSTVALSICEAEYVAVSSSTCVEIWLKNLLKEFDHPQEESIIIYVDNKSATELSKNPIQHGRSKHIDMKYHFWRDYVK, translated from the coding sequence ATGGAGAAACCAAAGGAATCTCACTGGTTTGCAGCTAAGAAGGTCCTAAGATATATAAAAGGTACATTGGATTTTGGTCTTTTATATTCATATAATAATGATGCTGCATTATATGGATATTCAGATAGTGATTGGGGAGGTGATCAAGATGAAAGGAAAAGCACTACTGGATATGTTTTCTATCTTGGATCAACAGCTTTCACTTGGATGTCCAAAAAGCAGAGTACTGTAGCTTTGTCAATATGTGAAGCTGAATATGTGGCAGTATCATCTTCTACTTGTGTAGAAATATGGTTgaagaatttattaaaagaatttGATCATCCACAAGAAGAATCAATAATTATTTATGTAGATAACAAGTCTGCCACAGAACTTTCTAAAAATCCAATTCAACATGGAAGGAGCAAACATATTGACATGAAGTATCATTTCTGGAGAGATTATGTGAAATAG